Proteins from a genomic interval of Gluconacetobacter diazotrophicus PA1 5:
- the map gene encoding type I methionyl aminopeptidase: MDGDTDARRVILHTAEDFAGMRAAGQLAARTLDMIAPHVRAGVTTEALDKLIHDFMLDHGATPATLGYRGYPKSSCISLNHVVCHGIPGERQLQDGDILNIDVTVILDGWFGDTSRMYTVGPVSRKAEKLIDATYKALMLGIGQVAPGKTLGDIGHAIQTYAESHRFSVVRDFCGHGIGRTFHAAPNVLHYGRPGQGLVLRPGMFFTIEPMLNGGRPDVKVLDDGWTAVTRDRSLSAQFEHMLGVTEDGCEVFTHSPAGMERP; encoded by the coding sequence ATGGACGGTGACACGGACGCACGGCGCGTCATTCTGCATACGGCCGAGGATTTCGCCGGGATGCGTGCGGCAGGACAGTTGGCGGCGCGCACCCTGGACATGATCGCGCCGCATGTCCGCGCCGGGGTCACGACCGAGGCGCTGGACAAGCTGATCCATGATTTCATGCTTGATCACGGGGCGACGCCCGCCACGCTGGGCTATCGCGGCTATCCGAAGTCGAGCTGCATCTCGCTCAACCACGTCGTCTGTCACGGCATCCCGGGCGAGCGCCAGTTGCAGGACGGCGATATCCTGAACATCGACGTGACCGTGATCCTGGACGGCTGGTTCGGCGATACCAGCCGCATGTATACGGTGGGTCCGGTCTCGCGGAAGGCCGAGAAGCTGATCGATGCGACCTACAAGGCGCTGATGCTGGGAATCGGCCAGGTGGCGCCGGGCAAGACGCTGGGCGATATCGGGCACGCGATCCAGACCTATGCCGAATCGCACCGGTTTTCGGTGGTTCGCGATTTCTGCGGCCACGGCATCGGCCGCACCTTCCACGCCGCGCCGAACGTGCTGCATTACGGCCGCCCCGGGCAGGGGCTGGTGCTGCGCCCGGGCATGTTCTTCACCATCGAGCCGATGCTCAATGGCGGCCGGCCGGACGTGAAGGTGCTGGATGACGGCTGGACAGCCGTGACGCGCGACCGCTCGCTCTCGGCCCAGTTCGAACACATGCTGGGCGTGACCGAGGACGGGTGCGAAGTCTTCACCCACTCGCCCGCGGGCATGGAGCGTCCGTAA